The DNA window CTACCTGGAGCAACACGTACGAGCTCAATCCCAAGGGACTGAGACGCAAGATCACGTGCGTACATCGCGCGAGCACACGCCTCAGCGAGCTCCTGTTCAGTCATTGCCCAACCTCAATAGCCCTCATCGCTACCACTCCAGTCATTCCCGCGAGAACAAACTCGGTCACCAACTTCGCATACTCCACCAGATCGATCCTGCCAGGTCCTTCACGGAACCAGCGAGCATGCCAGTTGAGGATGCCAAACGTCGACATGGTGAGAGCCTTGATCGTCGATACCTCTAGCCCTGCCCCAAGCTGGCCAAGCAGCTCCTCCATCACCCGGACAGTAAGAATGGGTACGCCAGCTGTTTTGCATGCCAATACCTCTATTAGGGATAGACATGCAAAGATAGTTGGTGGCTAGCTGCCCCTGGTGGCTTGACCCTCACCCGGACCGACGTAATTGTCATTGTCTTGACTCGTCAGCCATCAGGGGTAGTTGGCCAGAGGCATCAGCCTCAGCCGACAACGTGACCTCATGAGAGCACGGCATATGGCCCCGTTACTGTCTTGTCCGTCGCCGACCAAGAGCTGATGCCGATCCTAACCAATGGAAAGGAGTCAGTATGAATGTTACTTCGTTGGGGGAAGGACAGGTAGCTGGCGGGGTCGATACCCATCAAGACCTGCATGTGGCCGCGGTTGTCGATCACACCGGAAAGGTGCTTGGTACCAAGAGCTTTCCCACCACCCGTCACGGTTATCTGTCACTCATTACTTGGATGCGTTCTCTTGGTGATGTCGCTCGAGTGGGTGTCGAATGCACGGGCAGCTACGGAGCTGGCCTTACCAGGTACCTTGGGGCCGCGAACATCCCCACGCTTGAGGTCACCCGACCGGACAAGTCCCTTCGTAGAGCACAGGGCAAGAGTGATGATTACGACGCCATCGCAGCAGCCCTCGCTGCCCTCTATGGGCAGCGCGTCCAGGTGGCCAAGGATCGAAGTGGGCAGGTAGAAGCCCTTCGTGTGCTGCGCACGACCCGAAAGACCGCAATCAAGTGTCGCAGGGCCACCCTACAGGAGTTGCACAATACGATCGTGGCGGCATCCGATAAGATCCGCGAGCAATATCGAGGTGAGACCCGGATGCACCTGTTGCGCAAGCTTGCGACCTCCCGCCCAACCAGAGAGAGTTTCCGCGATCCCGACATCGCAACCCAGATCGCGCTCAAATCACTGGCCAAGCGTGTGCTTGAGCTCAATGACGAGATCGCAGATCTCGATGAACTCATCGAGAAGCTGGTGAAGGAGTTAGCAGGACCACTGCTCGAACTTCCCGGCATGG is part of the Ferrimicrobium acidiphilum DSM 19497 genome and encodes:
- a CDS encoding IS110 family transposase — encoded protein: MNVTSLGEGQVAGGVDTHQDLHVAAVVDHTGKVLGTKSFPTTRHGYLSLITWMRSLGDVARVGVECTGSYGAGLTRYLGAANIPTLEVTRPDKSLRRAQGKSDDYDAIAAALAALYGQRVQVAKDRSGQVEALRVLRTTRKTAIKCRRATLQELHNTIVAASDKIREQYRGETRMHLLRKLATSRPTRESFRDPDIATQIALKSLAKRVLELNDEIADLDELIEKLVKELAGPLLELPGMGVDSAGEFLVAAGDNPERLGSEASFAMMCGACPIPASSGKTNRHRLNRGGNRQANSALHIVVLSRIRMDERTQAYVTRRLAEGLSKREVMRCLKRYVAREVYHVLVNHKVAA